The Zeugodacus cucurbitae isolate PBARC_wt_2022May chromosome 4, idZeuCucr1.2, whole genome shotgun sequence genome includes the window ATTTTAATCTGTTTTAAGCAAATTTTCCAACactgaaacactaaatttattcTATCGATTTATCGATTGTCAAACATATGATTTTGTGTTACACTTGTTACAATGTCGCGTCGTGTTGTGTTAACAGCGAAACAAAAAATTGCGGTTTTCAACGATTTAAAGACTTCCAAAGACCGAAAAACCATTGCTGCTAAATATAAAGTTAGCTTAAGCACTATATCGCGCATTCAAATCCAAGAGAACAAAATCCGCGCCATAACAAATCCCAATAGGAAACGGGATAGGAAAGGCGCACACGTGAATTTGGACAGAACCTTGTTGTCCTGGTTTAACCAAATCCGGTCCCAAAATGGAATTGTTACCGGACCTGTCTTGCTTTCTAAAGCACAGGAATTTGcgttaaaattaaacgaaagttATGTGCCAGACCGTAGTTGGTTGCAGCGTTGGTGCGGGCGAAATGCCCTTAACTTCTCCAAGATTTACGGAGAAGCTGGCGAAAATAACGCAACAAGTGCAGAAGTTTTCACTACTAACCGTTTGCctcatattattgaaaaattttcgcCGGATTGTATATTTAATGCCGATGAAACCGGGCTGTACTACAAGGCGTTGCCAAATGGAAGTTACAAAGGCAAGTATGAGAATCCAAAGGGATTCAAAACTCAAAAGCAACGCCTCACATTTCTGTTTCTATGCAATGCAACCGGCACGTATAAACGTGCATATTGCATTGGAAAGTCGGCTAAACCACGGTCTTTTAAAGGAAAACAGCTACCGCTGccatattataataatagaaGTGCTTGGATGACGAGTGTTATTTGGAAAAAGATTCTAATAGATCTCAAtcaaaatcttgaaaaagaTAACAAGCAGATATGTTTGATTGTTGATAATGCTCCTTGCCACAATACAGATGAGAAATTCTCAAACATTACGATTGAATTTTTGCCACCAAATACAACTGCCCTTATACAGCCACTTGATCAAGGTATCATCCACTCCTTTAAAatggaatatcgacaaatactaataaaaaaacaaatttgtgcgTTGGAGAAGGGCTTATCTATAGTTGAATTCCTGAAATCGCTCACTATTTTGGATGGTATCAATTATGCAAATCGCGCTTGGAACCTTGTTAAGCAGCAAACAATTAGTAATTGTTTCAAAAAGGTAAATTTCGTGTTAAAGAtggtacaaatttaaaataaaattgttcatttcaggCAGGCATTGACAACATTCAATTCATTACAGATGAGATTGCAGCCACAGAAGGCGAAAACTATGAATGGTGCACACTCGATAATGAATACATTCAATGCGATAATGAACTTGTCTGCTTTGGAACCATGTCGGACGAGGATATTG containing:
- the LOC128921641 gene encoding tigger transposable element-derived protein 6-like — translated: MSRRVVLTAKQKIAVFNDLKTSKDRKTIAAKYKVSLSTISRIQIQENKIRAITNPNRKRDRKGAHVNLDRTLLSWFNQIRSQNGIVTGPVLLSKAQEFALKLNESYVPDRSWLQRWCGRNALNFSKIYGEAGENNATSAEVFTTNRLPHIIEKFSPDCIFNADETGLYYKALPNGSYKGKYENPKGFKTQKQRLTFLFLCNATGTYKRAYCIGKSAKPRSFKGKQLPLPYYNNRSAWMTSVIWKKILIDLNQNLEKDNKQICLIVDNAPCHNTDEKFSNITIEFLPPNTTALIQPLDQGIIHSFKMEYRQILIKKQICALEKGLSIVEFLKSLTILDGINYANRAWNLVKQQTISNCFKKAGIDNIQFITDEIAATEGENYEWCTLDNEYIQCDNELVCFGTMSDEDIVADVLAVNQNSTEDEEVFAQSEACIKHPSTKNALLSLDSLRDYFCHNNIDPLEAFEDIENLILESSEKQKCQKKITDFLSKS